In bacterium, the DNA window GATCAATTCTCCGCTTGTCGGACAGTTTTATTCGTCTCCCGCACCCGGGAAGCCGCCGTTCGTAAATCCCGGCGATTCGGTAAAGGCCGGTGTAACCGTATGTATCGTGGAAGCGATGAAGCTCATAAACGAAATCAAGGCTCCCGCCGACTGTAAAATAATCAGGATGCTCGAAAAAAACGGCGCAAAAGTGGAAAAGGGGCAGCCTCTCGTCGCCATTGATGAGCTTAAAACGGATGAAAAATGACGGTATTTCCGGACAATCGTGAATCTGTCCCGGGTTATTCATGAGAGAAAATTTATCATAAAGACATCAAAACACAAATAGATATACCACATTATATATGCTATTATTAGACACTAAAAAAATCATTCACATTTTTAAAAAACAAATCCGCGAAAATCCGCGATCCGCTACATTTTAGTGAACAGGTCAGGAAGTTCCGATACCGAAAATTTCAAGGACACTTCGGACATCTCACTCCACGGCAATACTCCGCTCAACTGAGTTCCGAACGGGACTTTCCGGCAGCAGTCCCGTATCTCAATGCGGGGCCTCACGATATATGCACTTTTTTTACTTTCAATTTACATCACCCGATTCCCTCCCCGAATGTGTTAAATTCTCTTGTGTATCGTACATACGCTATTGTAATGCAAATCACTTCATACACAGGGAATTATTGTTATTTTACCATACGAGAGCAGTAAAACATATGGGAAAAATATTCCCGGTGATCGAAAATGAACACGCAGTTAAGCATGGAAGCAATCACGTACTTCGTAATATATGACATCGCTATTCGATACAATATATCGAGAGATGCAGTATCTTTTTCAGAAAAAAGAGCGGGAGAAAAAAAACATACTGTACCCGGCATCTGTATTAAATTGAATATAATATTTTGTTATTTATATTGTTATAAAAATTATTCCGGTACTGAAGAGAATGGTTTGCCCGTTACGGAGTGCATTTTTTTCCTGTTTGCGCCGGAGAAATGTTCTGATCATAACCTGTAAGATATTCACTGTTCCGGCAGAGCGGGCGTCATCAAGTTTTGGTTTTTTCATGGCATAATTGTTGCTATATTACTTGATGTTCACTGATATTATGCCGGGTTGCACCGGCAAATAAATATGGTTCACCGATATCCACCAAACCATTTATCATGATCGTGCTTTCTATGTTTAAAACGATGAAATGCTCTGTATTTAAAAAACATATGAAGAATTATACTTACGCGGGAACAGTTATCATCCGGGCTCTCTGTCTCTCTGTTCTCATGCTTTCGGGCTGTATTTTTTCATATCAGGAAAAAATACCGTCAAAACCCTCAATCAAAACAGTCAGCGTCGTCAATGGGGAAATATTTACCGTCCGTGATATTACAGTCTCATGGGAAGGCAATGATACGGCGGTATTTTTCCAGTATACCATCGATGCCGATACTTCAGGTGTTCTGACTGAGACATCGGTTACACTGACCGACCTCGACGAATCCGAACATGTCTTTGTTCTCACGGCGCTCAACGACTCGCTCACCATATCGAGCATACCAGTTACGCGCAGGTTTACGGTGGATGCCGTACAAGGACCCGGTATTGTATTCAGCCCCCGGAAAATCGAACATGAATCGACAGTTACCATATATCTCGCCGATGTAAGTGAAATCATGGCGGTTCACCTGGAATTGATCCCCAGAAACAAATGCGTTCTCTTCGGGTCGTTTGTTCCGAACGAAGCGCTCACTCTCGATGGCGATGTAATATCCATATACGATTCAGGAAAAAACGAACGTATCATTATCGATATCGGGTTTGCCGGTGAAACACGGGGTATTTCAGGTTCATTGATCAATATCGGCACCCTGACCGTCAATCCTCTCCGTGAGGGAACGGTTGAGGTTGATTCTCTGAAAACACTTTTCAGGACAATTTCCAACGAGACTGTGTCGAAAAATGGTCTTGATTTCATGAGAGTGATACAGTGAAAATGCAAAAACTGATACTGAAATGTGTGTTCTTTACACTGTTGTGCGGAGTAAGCTCACTGGCTTATGGAGCACGGTTTGCATCCGAAATCGATCTCCGTAATCCCCAGAATGCACAGACTGTCCGGTATTTCGGAACAAACGCGGATAATAAAACCGGTTACTCGGTTGCAGCGGGAGACATAAACGGCGATGGATATAACGATATCGTCATGGGATCATATACCGCGCTCGGAGGACGGGGTACGACATATGTCCGGTTCGGCAGTTCGACAACGTTCAACACTTCTCCGATAGACATGAACACCTCTCCGACAGGTTTACTGAAGATTTTCGGGAATCATACGCTTGACTGGTCGGGTTATTCCGTCGCGGTCGGCAATATAAACGGCGATGCATACGACGATATCATTATCGGCGCATATAAAGCAGACCCCGGCGGAAGGACAAATGCCGGGGAAGTCTACGTGATTTTCGGCAATTCAGCCATGAAGAATCTCCAGCAAATAGACTTGAACTCCAGTCCATTGGGTGTTGTAAGAATATACGGAAACAACATCGAGGATAATCTGGGATTTTCGGTATCCACCGGTAGAATTAACGAAGACATTTACGATGACATTATAATCGGAGCATCCAACGCCGATCCGAACGATAGAACCAACGCCGGTATTACGTATGTTTTTTTCGGTTCCTCGACGTTTTATGCGAGGGGAATAATAGATCTTCATGCCACACCGCAGCCAGCGGGAACCGCGAAAATCTACGGTGAAATGTCAGGCGATATGCTCGGTTATTCGGTGACTTCGGGGGACATGAACGGCGATGGGTACGAGGAAGTCATCATGGGCGCATACGGTTCCTATGGCGGAAAAGGCGGGACCTATATTATCCACGGCTCGGCTGATATCGATACGTGTACGGTGATAGACATACTCCAGGCTCCACTCGGACTTGTAAGAATATTCGGGGAATACGATAACGACCACTCCGGAGCGACGGTGGCTACGGGTAATATGAACGGGGATTCATATAAGGACGTTATCATGGGAGCGCCCGGCGCCAACTCTGTCAACGTCATTTTCGGTAATGCGAATTTTCATAACACAGGCGCTTTTTTCCTCAATACGGTAACCGATAAAGTTAAAGTCTTTGGTAAACTATCATCCGACCTCCTCGGCCTTGCGGTAGCAGCCGGCGATCTCAACGGAGATGGTTATGATGAGCTCATTGTCGGCGCACCTCTCGCAAGTCCCCTCGACCGTTATAACGCAGGCAGTACATACGTGATTTACGGCAGCGCGACCTTTCAATCAAGGGGAACTATCGATTTCAATGGAACACCCGCCGGAACCACTGCTATCTCCGGCGCCAATATTCAGGATAATTCAGGTATCGCGCTCTGTACGGGAGACGTTGACCACGACGGTGTCAAAGACCTGATTGTCGGAGTCCAGAACTCAGACCCCCTCGATAGAGTGGATGCCGGCGAAGTTTATCTGATAAGGGGATTTGCGGCCACATCGGTGATAAACACCATCCCCGCATACGGGACATATGCCAGCAAGAACAGCAGTATCAAGCTCTATTTAAATTCGGACTTATCCGAACTCGACGTCAGCGTCGTTTCAAGCCTGACAGGAGTTGTCAACGGTTCTTTTTCATGGGCCGTCAATTCGGCATTGTTCACGCCGACTAATCCTCTTCCGTCCGGAAGTCAGATAACGGTCACCGCAACCGGTAAAAATATCGATAATGAAGCAATTACGCCGAAAGTATATACATTCACCGTTAAAACCGATGAAATTCCTCCCCGGTTTATATCTCATTCACCGGAAAAGCAGGAAACCAATGTCCATCCGAATGCGCCAATCGTTGTCAAATTCAGCAGCGATGTAAAACCCGATTCAACACGATTCGATATCAGAGGTGCAAGTCAGCGTGTTATCGCCATGACAAAATCATGGACAGACACCACCCTGACGCTCTCAAACAACAATCTGTTTCATCTCAACGAGACAATAACGGCGGCTATAAGCGCCGGGGATATGTACGGTGACCGGGCCGACTCGATATGGACGTTTACGGTCAGGCCGGAAATCACTCCGCCCAATTATACGCTCCGGTTACCCGGTGTTCCCCAACACTTACCCAAAAACGCTTACATACAGCTTATTTTCCCGCGCGATATCGACAAATCGACTGTCGAGACAACACTGAACGGCAGCGTTTCCGGAACCATACAGGGAGCGTGGGCATGGAACGACACGCTCTACACATTCAATCCCTCCCGGAATTATGTACCGGGTGAAACGATTATTCTTACGGTCAAGGGAGACGATGTTCATAAAAACTCAATATCGACCACCAATACATTTACCGTAAAACCCGATGAGATACCACCATCGATTTTAAGCCATTCACCAGCACCGAACGAACTGAATGTCAGCCCGACGGCGAATATAGTCATACAGTTCAGCGGGGATATCAACAGGGATTCCACATATGTAACGGTGACAAGTCCATCACAGGGTTATAAAACTTTTTCAGGTTCATGGACTGATTATACACTGACTCTGTACAATCTGTCATACCTGCTGAACGATGTCATTACCGTCAACGTGAATGCCGGCGATTCATATGCAAACCGACAGGCATATTCCTGGTCATTTTACATCAGGGGCGATACTACCCCGCCCTATTTCGGCGTTAAAGTACCGGGCGGAAATATAACCATGATCGGAACACAAGACCCCATTACGCTGGTTTTCCCGGTCGATGTCGATAAATCCCGAGTCACTACATCGCTCAAGGGAAGCCTGAATGAAGATATTTCCGGAACATGGGAGTGGTTCGATACATATTATATTTTCAGACCCACTTCAGGATATCCTCTCGGCTGGCGGTTGACGCTCGTTGTCAATGCGACGGACATCAATAACAATTCAATTCCCGAAACGACAGTCATCTTCACGGTCAAACAGGATGAAATCCCGCCGTCGATAAAAACTCACTCACCGCTTCCGTATACAGTAAATATTCCGATAAACACGAATATGTTATTATACTTCACAAGCGATGTTATCCGTGATTCAACGACCGTTTCGCTGCGAAGCGATAAGCGAAATCCCATAAACGTTTACAAAACGTGGGCTGACAGCACGCTGACGCTTATACCACAAACGACATTTCAGCAAAACGAAACGGTTACCGTACGCGTGAGTCCCTGCGATAAATACAGTAACCGGTCTGTCTACGAATGGTCCTACTCGACAGGGCCACAACTGGCGCTGACATTTTATGACGTAACCGTACCACATGGTATCAATCTGATGGGGCGAAACGATCCCATAACGTTCATCTTCAACAGCACCATCAATCTTTCAACGGTAAACATTGTTATTGCGGGAACCAAGAGCGGTACGGTAACCGGTACATGGGCATGGTCGGACAGACGATACACA includes these proteins:
- a CDS encoding Ig-like domain-containing protein, whose product is MQKLILKCVFFTLLCGVSSLAYGARFASEIDLRNPQNAQTVRYFGTNADNKTGYSVAAGDINGDGYNDIVMGSYTALGGRGTTYVRFGSSTTFNTSPIDMNTSPTGLLKIFGNHTLDWSGYSVAVGNINGDAYDDIIIGAYKADPGGRTNAGEVYVIFGNSAMKNLQQIDLNSSPLGVVRIYGNNIEDNLGFSVSTGRINEDIYDDIIIGASNADPNDRTNAGITYVFFGSSTFYARGIIDLHATPQPAGTAKIYGEMSGDMLGYSVTSGDMNGDGYEEVIMGAYGSYGGKGGTYIIHGSADIDTCTVIDILQAPLGLVRIFGEYDNDHSGATVATGNMNGDSYKDVIMGAPGANSVNVIFGNANFHNTGAFFLNTVTDKVKVFGKLSSDLLGLAVAAGDLNGDGYDELIVGAPLASPLDRYNAGSTYVIYGSATFQSRGTIDFNGTPAGTTAISGANIQDNSGIALCTGDVDHDGVKDLIVGVQNSDPLDRVDAGEVYLIRGFAATSVINTIPAYGTYASKNSSIKLYLNSDLSELDVSVVSSLTGVVNGSFSWAVNSALFTPTNPLPSGSQITVTATGKNIDNEAITPKVYTFTVKTDEIPPRFISHSPEKQETNVHPNAPIVVKFSSDVKPDSTRFDIRGASQRVIAMTKSWTDTTLTLSNNNLFHLNETITAAISAGDMYGDRADSIWTFTVRPEITPPNYTLRLPGVPQHLPKNAYIQLIFPRDIDKSTVETTLNGSVSGTIQGAWAWNDTLYTFNPSRNYVPGETIILTVKGDDVHKNSISTTNTFTVKPDEIPPSILSHSPAPNELNVSPTANIVIQFSGDINRDSTYVTVTSPSQGYKTFSGSWTDYTLTLYNLSYLLNDVITVNVNAGDSYANRQAYSWSFYIRGDTTPPYFGVKVPGGNITMIGTQDPITLVFPVDVDKSRVTTSLKGSLNEDISGTWEWFDTYYIFRPTSGYPLGWRLTLVVNATDINNNSIPETTVIFTVKQDEIPPSIKTHSPLPYTVNIPINTNMLLYFTSDVIRDSTTVSLRSDKRNPINVYKTWADSTLTLIPQTTFQQNETVTVRVSPCDKYSNRSVYEWSYSTGPQLALTFYDVTVPHGINLMGRNDPITFIFNSTINLSTVNIVIAGTKSGTVTGTWAWSDRRYTFTPTNGYIFGEALIATVNATDIYNNHIPQSTRSFTVKADDLPPSRTSR